The nucleotide sequence TAAACGATCACAAACTCAAGTAGCTCGTTAAAAGTTCTATTTGTTGAGAACCCAAGTTCgcctcaacttttttttttttttataccaaAACCTTATTAAATTTAAGAAGTTTTAGTTTGCAGATTCAAAAATAAGCTACAACTATCAGTTCAAACTATAAGCTTTTAACTCTAACTTCAACAAGTCTCACTCAAACACACCCTTAGTGTCACTTTTGTAGAAAAGTGAATTGACCTTCGTCGTTTGGTTACACCACTAGTTCAATATGACAAAAATAGTTAAGTATAACAGTTTTGATGAGAATGCTTTTGCCGATAAATATTATTTACAGTACACAAAGTGTGAATATATAACAAGTACAATGTTTGTCAATAACTATTGTTAGTAAATTTCTAAAACACAAATCTTCACTACTTTGCTTCAATCATTCTTTGGTTGAAACTCAACTTGACGACTCAAAAAATGTTCTAACGAAACGATGGATTTTGTGTAGCGTAACTTGTGCTATCGATGATTTTAAACCATTGAGAAGCAGGATCACACAATTCTTTACTTAAGCATTTACAAATATTAGTAACAATCATGTTTCTAGAGTCTGCATCAAGGCAAACAATGGTGCCATTGTTAATCGTTGTTGAAAGGTGCATCTTGGAGGCTGAAATTGCTTCCCATTGTGAAGAAGTGTCTGTACACATAACATTAACTTTTATACGCTTATTAATCCCAGTGGCTTGTAGGCAATAGTTTGTACTCTTTACGATCAGTGTATTTTGTGGGGTGTAGTCCCAAGCCTCGGCGCTAGAACATGGACCTAAAGTCGATGTTTGGCTTTGCACGCAAAGCCCTGTAGACGGATGAAATATTACTTTATGTTGTCCGTTGGTTGATAAGCCTGGTACTGTATAAATTCATAGGAGATTAGAGATTAATTCAGGACAAAAATAAGAACATATATGTAGTGGTTATTTAAGCTAGGACTAGACTTGTGTGCAATTTCAAAACTCATTATTAGGGAAATAATTGAAAAAGTAGTAATCGGTAATTTCTTGATTAATTTAATtgtacattttatatatttaaataataatttttaaattatatgtgtaaatataaaaCAATACCATAggcataaaaataaacttaaacatgattgtctaaaattgtttattttgttcaaaaactttaaAATCATAGTTTATTTATATTCAAGTAAAAATATTGATCAATATTGACTTTGACCAACTTGATCAACAAATCTAATTTTGACCAATTAATCGACGTTGATCAATTAATTAAACGAGTTTTAAAAAATCAGAACAAGCTTTTCCTAGAAATTAGTAATTAAAGATTGATCGGGAATAATGAGAGATTAATCAAGATGTAATCGGAGTTTTTTACAACAATGTTTGTGTCTATTAAGTTTATGGCGTATTTGTAAAAAACTACGAGTAGTTGTTAGCTGGAGCTGAAGTTGAAACTGGAATTTATAACTGTAACGCAGTTGGGcttagggatggcacccgcgggtaacgggcacgggttctatatacccgcgacccgccagTGGCGTTTCTTTTTTGcacgttgagacccgttacccACCCACGGGTAACAACTTTTCGCCCATGCCCGTGAACCGCGGATACCCGTGACCCGCGGTtaacccgcgggtaataataatatacaactttttattagaaaatccaaataattttattaataataaaatcataggtacaatctatatgtataatgacgtgaaaattaaattttttacttgtatataatattatatttttaatcattattcaaatactagtaaaatagcttttaaatttaataattgtaagtattaattcgtgggtaaattaagaaaagtctcatgtattcacgggtcgggttttacccgcgacgggtagtatatacccgcgacccgcccgcaaCCCGTCGAcgggtataaatttttacccgtacccgtgcccgcgggtaagatttaatgattttacccgcccatcgcggatcgggtacccgcaggtcacgggttttttctcgcccattgccatccctagttgggCTAACATAAATTCCAAATTAGAAGTTGAACCTTACTTTTTTTTTAAGCGTTTGAAAAATTAGTTAAATTTTAAAGAAGTAAGATAACATTTAAAGACAAAGAGTAAATGATGGGGATATAAAGGGTAGTAAGTTATTTCACCTTTTATAAACTCATAGTTTATTTATAAAAGTGATTTCAAGTAGCTTATTGTTTAGAGTTTAAGTTTATCCATGGATTGTTAAAGTTTTGTTTACAAAACAAGACTAGAAGCTAGAGTTTACAAAAATAACATttagatattataattataatcttatATAAATGTGTGTGTCAAACACACCTTTATCTAATTTAAACACTTTTTTTTTATACCTCGACTGGTTTCCAATCCAATAAAAAACTTGAAtgtaattagatgaaaaaaatagcCAATACCTTGAAAAGGAGATTGAATAGATTCGATCTTATCCAAAAAACTTGTATTCCTTGGCTGACGCCAATTCCAATTCAAAAGCCCATAAAACTCTTCCATCCCAGCAACACCTTCTCTATAATAATAGCTCCCAACAATAGTCCATAAAGCCCAATCAAGGTCATGTTCAGCAGCCCAGCCCAGGAAACAATTTAAATACCTATTGTCATTCTCATTTGTACCCCTTTGATCTACTCCCCATTCACTTATAAACAAAGGGTAACCTTGGTCCAACAAAAACATCGATTTGCTCTTCATTGTATCGATTACCCGACCACATACATCGTTTGCGTTACTCGTGAGCCAATCATTGTCATTTGAAAAACCATACCAGTGAATCTCGAATACTAATTTTCTACTGAAAGATAGACTAACAGGAGTCTTCTGAAGAAAAGACAAATCTTGATCGTAACTCAAACCTGATAAAATGACTAATACATTAGGGTTTGCTGAATGAACGTGTTCCGCACATTTTTGCATATACCTGattcatgaaaaaaaaaaaaaaaaaaaaaaaacattcgacTTCTTGAATGTGAGTTTTAAAATTCGTTAAAAAGATTAAAAACACGACTTTATATAAAGATACATACATGTACCAAGTTTTAACGTCTTGTCTATGCCCACGAAGTTCATTTCTCAAGCTCATACCGATGACGTTAGCATAACCTACGAACATGTTGGCGACTCTAGTAACCCCCTTGATCCAAACATCGGGATCAAAATACTTGTCGCCGAAAAAACCATTACCATCATTGTCGTTACAACACCATCCTGGCCGGCTTATATGATTGTCCAATATTATCATCACATTGTTCCTATCCAGGCTCCTTACAACTTCCTGGttgaatttaaaataatatattttacattttatagataatagatatagatatttTATGTTACCAATTTGAGGCAAGCTTTACTTTTACCCTCTTCTTTTTGTAATTTAGAAACAAATATATACAATTCACAAACAAAAAATTAAAAATCGTTACATGTACATGAAAGTTATATAGTGACATAAGCGAAATTACAAAATGAATGATTGGTTGTATTATAAAAGTCGAAAAGGGAATTAAATGGTTTTGGATAAGAAGGACATGTATGATCACATATCACAAAAAGTTGTCAATTTTAATTCTCAACTTTTCTTATCCTTATTTAATGTAATCTTTCAATCTTTCAATTTTCTGTATGCATATCCATTACAAGGACTTTAAAATGAGTTCATATCTCTCGCTATCAAAGCATGCTTaaagaaatttttaatttttttttttttttttgaaaggcaagacaATTTTAGCTATTAATTTCTTCAACTTGGTTATATAGATATTAAAAAAATAAACAATAACTTCCGGTTACAACCTAATAAATAAACTTTAGCTATTAATTATAACTATAAACTTTCAACTTTAACACTATAACTATAGTTATTAACAAATTTCGCCAAATATACTACTAACTAATTGTTCTCCACAACAGTAAATTTGAATGATTATAGATATGGTATGTTTACTTATATTACGATTACAATATTGAAACATAATAAAatcttgttttgaagaatcaaGATCAATATAAGACTTAATAAcaactataaataataaataaataaaattgtatTATAACAACACAATAATAAAAGAATGATTTTGCTCTATTTAATTGAGTGAACAGCAAGCGTTGATTGACGGCTTGACTGTCACTTAGAACCTAAATTGAACTTCGGGCATGTTTAAAACCCGTGAAAATTTGTAAttaccattttcatggcatcttacttttattatttttttaacctacttattaGTCGGAGGTTTCGGAAGCAATTTCTCAATCCATAAAACATTGAGAGGGAGTACTTTCTCTATTCTTGGGATATTTCACTCTGGCTAGAGAAATGAGTTTTACAATATAGGATAGGGGAAGAATTGTCTATATCTTACCTTCCACATATCTCACTTTTTGTGAGATTGTGTTTTGttatgaagaaaaaaaatgataaaagAATGAAAACGCACATAGTTTGAAACCTTCTAAAAAGAGAAAACTTCGTCATCACTTCATTCGATGTTAAAAGGCCGATCAAAAACCTTAACCTaaacaaaaattattaaatcatcaaCCGAACATATTATCTcaaccttaaaaaaaaaaaaaataaataaaaaaatagtaaaaacaaaatattaataatgaattagtattaataattaataataacaaaaatagtaCGAGTAAAGTATGCTAAATGAACTTTTTTAATACGCCTGTAATAATATTAATCCCACTAAACCAATAATGTAACAGTATGATGGAATTTAATCATAttactatattatatattatatcataaattataattataaaatactaattaattaattttatctAATACTATATGatattgtaacttgtaattttataatttataataataataataataataataataataataataataataataataataataataataataataataataataataataatggtattatgaATAATAGTAAAGTAACTAGTCCGGATCGCGCGGGGGCTTTCGGACTgcctattcatatttaacgtagttttatgtatttacagaagggaaaacgggccatgtgttaagcgccgttgtaggtgtcgtcgtctttagtgttttttaaaatatgTCCGATTTGAAcggagttagtttcgttttgttgataaaattatttcgagcctaacggtggtgtcggaaaaatttaagtcgcggcgaggaggaagatacgggttgtcgttgtgtttagcgttttttaaaaagtgttcgtTTCGAACGGACTTTTTTCGTTTTGTTcaaaaaattatttcgagtatgacactgatgtcgaaaaaatttaactcgcgagaGCGGAaaaatacgggttgtcgttgtgtttaacgttttttaaaaagtgtccgtttcgaatgtagttagtttcgttttgttcataaaaatatttcgagtttaacggtgtgaTCGGTGAAATTAAACTCGGGCCAagtaggaagatacgggctgtcgaaatgtgtgggtggagtttttattttaattgagaGGATTTACGTTTTACCTCCTGAGGTTTGGTGTAATTTTGGAAAATTGGTTATTGTTGAGGGGGGAGATATGAAAAAGCTAGTGTAAAAAGGGGTGGTGTACTGTTATCGTTTTCCCATTGAGGGAACGACCAAAATCCACGCGATATAGTATATGAATatgaaaatatgaatatgaatgaatatgaatatgaatatgaatataaatataaatataatataatataatataatataatataatataatataataaagggTTTAAttcataataaaataaaataaaataaaaataaaaaagaacaGGTCAACTACACCATTTGCATTATTAATTGTTACATGTAATCAAGATTGGTTACCTTAAAAGCATCTACAAGAGAAAGGTCAACGATGGAAGGATTATTAACTTGAACTCCGGCAACTGACCCCGACAACCCTAACATCTGCAACGATTGCCTCACCGTCCTTAATCCCAACGTTTCATACGTAATCAAAAACAACGGATACGTTAATCTCACACAGTTAAATCCCATTTCTAGTATTTTTTTGGATATCTCATCAACAGGTTGTTTGCTAAGTCCCTCAGCTAATGCAACATCAAGATGGCTAACCCAATTTACACATGATAACTTAACTCTCTCACCATTGTTTCGATCGTCGATGATCCAACGTGAGTTTGTGGAGAGTGATAGGTTAGCCACGGGCGGGGTGTGGTGGTGTTGGTGGTTGTTGTGGTGGATTATGGTGGCGAGAAATACGAGGATGATTGGGATTAGAAGGAATAAGATGAGGAGAATTAGAGATGATCGAAATGATCCTTGTTCCATTTTGGTGTGTGTTATGACTTTATGtgagatcatcatcattattcattatcatcttAATATATTATGGGGAAAAAACATGGCCAGCCAGCTTTTTTAACAATTAAAGAAAATACTACTCGTAgtgttataaataattatattatctaGCTAACATATTCTCTACGCTAAGGTGTTTTGAAGCTAGTTAGTagcagtattatttaatattttattttgttttagtaTTCTAGTATTTAAATTAAATGGGAATATGACACTACTACATTGCGGCTCATTTAGTGCTCTCATTTAGACGTGTACATTAACTAACACGTCTAATTAAATCAAAGGAACGCGTCTAATTAAATcaaaggaacacgtctaattaatttttttttaaaagaaaatcgGAACACGTCTAAAAAATAGtaggaacacgtctaattagaaaTTTGCAACTaccaggaacacgtctaattgacaaaACGTCTAATAAGTTTTACCAAGAACACGTCTAAATGACAACACGTCTAATAAGTGTTCAAGAACACGTCTAGTTAATTTACAAGACACGTCCAATTAGTTAGATGATCACATCTAATTGaaacacgtctaaataagttacCAGCCACACGTTTAATTAAACACGTCTAATATGTTACTAGGAACGTCTAATTTAATCCTAAAACTAACGGAGCCCATCTTTTGCCACAACAAATTAACAGGCTTCTCTCTTCTCTCCTTTTGTACCTGCAATTATTGCTAAAACTAGGGTTTTTGATTCAATTAAAATTCACATTCTTTGCTGTTTAAAAGTTAAAACAAATTCGTCAGTTGTAAACCCAAATTAGGGTTTTCGAATTCATCCATCTCTCACATCAATAGGGAAAAAGAAACAGGTTGTCTGAGTTGTAAACCCAAATTAGGGTTGACGCCAAATCGTTGATTTCTTACATCCTCAAATCGGGGtcgacattgtagtgacccgaacttttccatgtttatatatattaattgagattgatatttacatgattaaatgtttccaacatgttaagcaatcaaacttgttaagacttgattaattgaaatatgtttcatatagacaattgaccacccaagttgaccggcgattcacgaacgttaaaacttgtaaaaacgacatgacgatatatatatatggatatacatatggttaacatgagattatgataagtaagtatctccataagtatattaacaatgagttatatacatataaacaagactactaacttaaggatttcgaaacgagacatatatgtaacgattatcgttgtaacgacatttaaatgtatatatatcatattaagatatattaatatatcataatatcatgataatataataatttaacatctcattagatataataaacaatgggttaacaacattaattgagatcgttaacttaaaggtttcaaaacaacacttacatgtaacgactaacgatgacttaacgactcagttaaaatgtatatacatgtagtgtatttagatgtattaaaatacttttggaagacttcaagacatatatcaaaacactcatacttaacgaaaatggttacagttacttttccattcttttctttcatcaagaattctagtcgtattcttacccgtattatacacagcttcaaaacgtacttactatgagtatataccaataggaactagtatgggattccactcttgattatgtcatgtatgactaatcaattttaacttctaccatgagctagtcaactaactagaactccttttaaccccactcaccactcaccaattaccactcatcattcactccatttcacttccaattctctttctaattctctctcaacacacacacacactattatgaacgtatttttccagtagttaatcatcatcttcatcaaaaatcacttcaagaatcaagctataatcatcataggaagaacacttcaagaacacttcaaaaatcccttcaagtttactaatttacttccaagctttccaatccattccaagtaatcatctaagatcaagaaacctttgttatatacagtaggttatctttcttattcaaggtaatattcatattcaaactttgattcaatttctataactataaactatcttaattcgagtaaaaatcttacttgaacttgtttttgtgtcatgatcctacttcaagaactttcaagccatccaagatcctttaaagctagatcatttcttgtcacttccagtaggtttacctactaaaattgaggtagtaatgatgttcataacatcattcgattcatatatataaaactatcttattcgaaggtttaaactcgtaatcactagaacatagtttagttaattttaaacttgttcgcaaacaaaagttaatccttctaacttgaattttaaaattaactacacacatgttctatatctatatgatatgctaacttaatgatttaaaacctggaaacacgaaaaacaccgtaaaaccagatttacgccgtcgtagtaacaccgcgggctgttttgggttagttaattaaaaactatgataaactttgatttaaaagttgttattctgagaaaatgatttttattatgaacatgaaactatatccaaaaattatggttaaactcaaagtggaagtatgttttctaaaatggtcatctagacgtcgttctttcgactgaaataactacctttacaaaaatgacttgtaacttatttttctgactataaacctatacttttctgtttagattcataaaatagagttcaatatgaaaccatagcaatttgattcactcaaaacggatttaaaatgaagaagttatgggtaaaacaagattggataatttttctcattttagctacgtgaaaattggtaacaaatctattccaaccataacttaatcaacttgtattgtatattatgtaatcttgagataccatagacacgtatacaatgtttcgacctatcatgtcgacacatctatatatatttcggaacaaccatagacactctatatgtgaatgttggagttagctatacagggttgaggttgattccaaaatatatatagtttgagttgtgatcaatactgagatacgtatacactgggtcgtggattgattcaagataatatttatcgatttatttctgtacatctaactgtggacaactagttgtaggttactaacgaggacagctgacttaataaacttaaaacatcaaaatatattaaaagtgttgtaaatatattttaaacatactttgatatataggtatatattgttataggttcgtgaatcaaccagtggccaagtcttacttcccgacgaagtaaaaatctgtgaaagtgagttatagtcccactttaaaaatctaatatttttgggatgagaatacatgcaggttttataaatgatttacaaaatagacacaagtacgtgaaactacattctatggttgaattatcgaaatcgaatatgcccctttttattaagtctggtaatctaagaattagggaacagacaccctaattgacgtgaatcctaaagatagatctattgggcctaacaaacctcatccaaagtaccggatgctttagtacttcgaaatttatatcatatccgaagggtgtcccggaatgatggggatattcttatatatatgcatcttgttaatgtcggttaccaggtgttcaccatatgaatgatttttatctctatgtatgggatgtgtattgaaatatgaaatcttgtagtctattgttacgatttgatatatataggttaaacctataactcaccaacatttttgttgacgtttaaagcatgtttattctcaggtaaatactaagagcttccgctgttgcatactaaaataaggacaagatttggagtccatgtttgtatgatattgtgtaaaaactgcattcaagaaactgatttcgatgtaacatatttgtattgtaaaccattatgtaatggtcgtgtgtaaacaggatattttagattatcattatttgataatctacgtaaagctttttaaacctttatttatgaaataaaggttatggtttgttttaaaaatgaatgcagtctttgaaaaacgtctcatatagaggtcaaaacctcgcaacgaaatcaattaatatggaacgtttttaatcaataagaacgggacatttcagttggtatcagagcgttggtcttagagaaccagaaaatttgcattagtgtgtcttatcgagtttgttaggatgcattagtgagtctggacttcgaccgtgttttctttaaaaatgattgcttaacatttttgttggaaactatatatttttaacatatgaatattatgtgatatattaatctcttaacgtgtttgatattatgtgatagatgtctacctctagaacaagtcccattgactcacctaataataatgaagagtcaaatgtaaattggattgattcgtggactgattcacaagttctcaaagaggaaccggaagaagagtcagaaccggaagaagaatcggaaccggaagaagaatcggaaccggaagaagaaatagaatcggtggggggaataataaaatggttaagtaaaagagaatcctcaaccaaacgaccaaggttaattatggtcaatggtgtttccgccaaggaagcaaaatattgggaggattaccaattctccgatgaatcggattccgacgagaattccgatgatgttatagaaattaccccaactgaatttaaaaaggcaaaagaaaataatatgggaaagggcataaaaatagagaaatctaattccaaccccgatgaactttatatgtatcgtcaacccccgaagtccttaagttgtaacaatgacccgggaacctctaaaccaccaggtttttctaaaccaatgtggacaacgacgactcgtattaggggaacatcatatatccctagaaacttggcaaaacgaaccaaaaccgaacaagaagaaacgagcgagtcagaataagatagttgtattcgtgtggtgtaatatatgtaatatagtgtgcttatgctttatgatatatgtaaaaattgcttgtattaataagtattttttttatgaatctaactcttgtctattttacagtataaaaacacaaaatggatagacaacctaatattttaagagacctacccggagacatgattgatgaaatctagtctagagtcggtcagaattcctcggcacaactatttaaggcgagatcagtttgtaagacattcgaagaacgttccaagaatgccttggtttataaaaggctttcgttcgaaagatgggggatatcacattgggaaatccataagttacgatgtgtttactttgacgcatatattgcggggaacccaaatgctattttacgcaacgggttaagaaattattttgactcagtatatctgaatataggacttcgtgatttagaaaaagcggctagcatgcaacataaagaagcatgttatgcttacgggttagtaatgttcgcttctcaccaaagtgagaacaagaacatcgggctacaactattaaacaaaacgttcccacaagtgacggagttggtaattggggtaagaaatgaggtttttaggttattacgagactgatggtcattacgtaatcctcgtccctttgacaacgttacaacacgctgtcttatcaacggccataacggttatgttccacaagaccaaggatgggaagtag is from Rutidosis leptorrhynchoides isolate AG116_Rl617_1_P2 chromosome 10, CSIRO_AGI_Rlap_v1, whole genome shotgun sequence and encodes:
- the LOC139871730 gene encoding glycosyl hydrolase 5 family protein-like, whose amino-acid sequence is MMMISHKVITHTKMEQGSFRSSLILLILFLLIPIILVFLATIIHHNNHQHHHTPPVANLSLSTNSRWIIDDRNNGERVKLSCVNWVSHLDVALAEGLSKQPVDEISKKILEMGFNCVRLTYPLFLITYETLGLRTVRQSLQMLGLSGSVAGVQVNNPSIVDLSLVDAFKEVVRSLDRNNVMIILDNHISRPGWCCNDNDGNGFFGDKYFDPDVWIKGVTRVANMFVGYANVIGMSLRNELRGHRQDVKTWYMYMQKCAEHVHSANPNVLVILSGLSYDQDLSFLQKTPVSLSFSRKLVFEIHWYGFSNDNDWLTSNANDVCGRVIDTMKSKSMFLLDQGYPLFISEWGVDQRGTNENDNRYLNCFLGWAAEHDLDWALWTIVGSYYYREGVAGMEEFYGLLNWNWRQPRNTSFLDKIESIQSPFQVPGLSTNGQHKVIFHPSTGLCSNISSVYRALRAKPNIDFRSMF